The genomic stretch AATTAATCTTCCAAGGTGATTGGGATAGAAACATTCCAGCTTGCGCGACTTGTCATGGAGCCAGCGGAATGGGCGTCGACAAATTCCCTCGCCTCGCAAGCCAACATGCTGATTACTTAAAAACGCAATTGATGGCATGGAAAAACGGCACTCGCAGTGGTGACCCGCTCAATATGATGGGTACTATCGCGAAAAATCTCACTGACGAAGAGATTGAAAACCTTTCCTACTACTTTGCCTCATTACGTTACTAGGAGCAGACATGAAACGTTTCTATTCTTTGTTCGCATTGCCTCTCATCTCTGCTGCTACTTTGGCCAACGAGCCACTGCCGGATCGTCAAACTGAACTGCCAGCTGTGAAAAAAGAAAATCACGGTGAATATTTGCAACCTCGCGATCTGAGTAAAATTCCAAACACCGCATTTGGTGAGCAAGTAAAACGTGGTTACTCGCTCTTTGTTAACTCGCAACAGATGCGCGGCAAATACGTTGGCAATGAGCAAAACTGTGTGAACTGTCATATGGAAGCAGGACGAAAAGCCAATGCAGCACCGCTGTGGGCGGCGTACATGGCCTACCCGGCTTATCGCAAGAAAAACGATCGCGTAAACAGCTACGCAGACCGTATTCAAGGTTGCTTCGAATACTCCATGAACGGCAAAGCCCCCGCTTACGACTCACCCGAAATTGTTGCCCTCAGCGCTTACGCTTATTGGTTGGCAATGGGTGGATTACTCGATAGTTATGGTATGAACGATGAAGCGGTGCCAGAGCTAGACATTAAAGCTCTCCAAGTGGGTGGTAAAACG from Vibrio parahaemolyticus encodes the following:
- a CDS encoding c-type cytochrome; protein product: MKRFYSLFALPLISAATLANEPLPDRQTELPAVKKENHGEYLQPRDLSKIPNTAFGEQVKRGYSLFVNSQQMRGKYVGNEQNCVNCHMEAGRKANAAPLWAAYMAYPAYRKKNDRVNSYADRIQGCFEYSMNGKAPAYDSPEIVALSAYAYWLAMGGLLDSYGMNDEAVPELDIKALQVGGKTQDFPLPDAIAQALPVKERGNLAGRGYPKIAAPKQEPSPERGALVYEKNCETCHRADGSGIKGTDGHSYIPPLWGEFAYNWGAGMHRINTAAYFIYENMPLGKSVQLTEQEAWDVAAYINSHERPQDPRFKGSVTANAEKYHQHQGYYGKTLNGKQIGENAFASGTVE